Genomic window (Enoplosus armatus isolate fEnoArm2 chromosome 22, fEnoArm2.hap1, whole genome shotgun sequence):
CAGATAGAAATGACTGAATTAGCAATGAGATGTCACAGGAAGGCAAAAAGGAAGTACAAGCATCCTGAATCTAATTCAAAATAGGTATGAAGTTCATGGCACATGGTTCTACCTGCTTGAAATATCAGGATTTTAGCATTGACTAAAcgaaaagaaacatttcactACTCCAAAAAGGATTCTGTTCTTTTCAAAGAGAACTCATATCCACAACAGTACACACAAAATGACATCCTCACAGTTTTTTTTGCTAATCTGAGGTTAATGTTTACCACTCCCTCAAATGACTCAACATACATTGAAGGTAAACATTGCCTTTCCAGTGTTAAGCCATTTGGCTCTTTCTCATGATCAGGGATTTCTTTTGTATTCCACAGAAATCCAGACCATCATGATGTCATGAGGGACTACCAAAACAGACGTCATGTGAGGTTTATAGTAGATGACTTGCTTGTAGCCAATTTATATGCTGAGATGTGTTTCATTACTTGACAACTActtgtgtatacacacacacgatacAAGGCCTGTATAGGCATGTTTTAATGCCACACAGGTATCCTTCACATATTTCACTGTTCACATAGACACTCAATCATTTGCCTAAAGACACAATCAATTTCCTTTCCCCTCCAGAAACACTTTGACTGTAAACACGACTTTAAAGGATGGCATACATTGATATGACAATCCTGTCATTAGTACAACGAACTCTGTACCACAAAAAGAGGGCAGGTCAGTTCATCAATTCAGTGTTGCAATGCTGTTTGGATGGAAACAGTCTACTGAGACGTAGAGGAGGATACCTGCCACTGACGGAATATATCAAACACCCTTTTAGACTTGTCCCGAGGGCcctgggaggaaagagagaataGAGAAATGTCAGATATAGTTTAAATGACGGCTACATAGCGGTAACAgtgtaataaaaacagaaaatcagcaCAAGGTCCATGCATCACCTTCTGGAGGATGTgacattgtcatttttgttaaaaatgcttgtaaaatgtaaagttcAGAAGCTTTAACTTGCCTGTGCTGGACTGCCTCCTGTCGTATTAGAGTTCTTCTTCATGGGCATGAGGAGGTCGAGAGCAGCCTTCCAGCCCTGCTGATGAAGCGCTGAGCCTCCATCCAAAAAGGGAATCGCCCCTGGATCCACATTCTCTTTTCCCATAGAGATCCAGGGACACCAGTCTCTGTGCTGGGCGAGGGGGTCAAATGCATTCCTATGCAGGAGCCCATcctgaaataacagaaataggtccaaaaatgtgtttgtaatagccaatttcaaataaataatgcaaaaataCCTCTTTCAAATTTAACTAGGATTAGCATCTAGGTTATACAGCATTGTGTTGAATTAGGTAATGAGTAAAACACTGGATAAAGAGAGAATTGTGATTTCTTTTCACTCAAAATTGAGATTAATAAATGAAACTGCAAAAAACATGGTGTGATATTAGCAGTAATGTTAGTTCTTACAGGACCACCAACTGATGAGAGGCACAAGCGTTTAGGAGGGTGTTGCAGGCTTGCAGTGCCATCAGACCCAGAGTTGTCCCCTTGTCCTCTACTGCGAGTTGCGGACCTTTTGCCCCTGGTCAAGGGACTTGGCAACTCTTCACTGGGGCTTGGTGAGTCTCTGCTTCGGGCGCGCAAAGCCACTGGGGAGGAGGTTCCCTCACCCTGTTACACACAACAGAGCATGGTTAAAACGCAGCCTGGAACATCATGAATTTCATTTGCCATTGTTATACATGAATTTAAGTAATTCTgcttaaaatgaatgtgtacaTATAAGCCTAGCTTATTTATCCGGTCAACCTCCATGTGCTTCAAGCTTGCCTGGTCAGAGCGGGTGGAGTCCTGGCTCCTCAACTTCATGCGACATGGAGTTGCAGAAGGGGTGGATGAGGCTGAAGCTGGCTGGTCCCCCTGGCCCTCATGCGTGGCTGCTGTTGCAGGAATTGTTGCTTGAGCAGAGAGGCCTACAGTGTTTGGTGAGGCATCTCCATCGCCTCCCGTTCCCTCCATCTGGTGGAAGTTCCACAAGCCCACCTTGCGCATACAGTACGAGCAGGTAAGGATGGGCAGGTTCATGGCGCGCAGAGCGGGGCTAACAAAGAGAAATCCACGGCTCAGACATCTTGATCAGGTGAAGGAGTGCCAATACATTTTATGCCACGTTTCTATTAGTTTCTAAATAACCTCCCCTGccttttcattgtattttcttCCATGCAGGTGGTACATCACTGAGGATTCATTTGAAATCGAAAATTACAGTCTATATGTGCTCTAGCGTACAGCAATATCGATTTGTGTGTACTGGAAAATGTGatgtaaacattaaaaagtgTAGAGGGGAGTCAAGCACAGTAAAAGTAGTGTCATCTCACCTTGCAGCCcagccacagagagaaacaatgCATGCAGCCACCTGGACAGCCAAAGGTTCAGAACATGGAGTCCctgcctttcttttttgttcttcctcGATCAGCTGCAGTATAACACTGATAACATCCTCAGTCAGTGACTGCAAGGAAATAGTGGACATTAATTACATGTGAACAACTGAAAAtactatatttattttaatacatcTACATAATCATAATTCATAATGTTTTAGATGGCATTTTGTCAGTATCCAAAAAGGCTAAGACTCTTCTCCTGCCTCACCATAGACTTCAGCTGCTCCGGCTTCAAGGCTGGCAGCTGCTGTGCAAGGAGACATGCGCTCTGGAAGCGATCTAAGAAGGCAGTGAAAAGTGCCGATGGTTCACAGGCTGGAACCAGCCAGAACCGCTCTGAAATGACACCAGTATTCACCTTGACTATCATGTGGATAACTCAGGGTTGATTCAGCTGAAATTACCTGGTCATTTTTGTTAATATATACATGCAATACAAAATGGTTGCTCCTACCTGGGCATGGAAAGTCAGGCCAGGGGCAAAATTTCTCATGCTGCGTCTGAAGCTGCCTTGATATCTCTGCAATGCGGGATTCATCTAttaaagaaagagggagagttgCTTGACCTTTAGTTTTTGGCAGACTGGCAAAATCAGCCTAACCTTGCCATAATAAAGTGTGacattgtctttttctgttgcttaAAGTTTTGCTCACATTTTTCAAAGTCTAAAGTTGGTTGTAGTGATGCGCAAAGGAACGCCTGGCAGCTGGAGCACTTGAGCATATCGCAGCCGACGTTGATCCAGCCATATCTGGCGCACATCAGAGGGGACAGTATGCGGGGTTTGCCTGCCCATTTCAAACAGTGCTATGCTAAGGAAAATTTCACTcaagacacaaaacaagtaTCGTCACATTCATTATTACTCTGAATGGAAGTACATGTCCCTGCATTTCCCACATGCATCATTTAAGTTTCACCATACGTCAAATATCAACATATCAAAGTGCCTTATAATGGATCACATGGTtgtataatgtaaaatacaaaacctGGATGCCTCATACTGGATGAAAATGAGTAAAAGGATATTGAATAAGATTCCACTCTTGAGTAAAAGGCTTCTTTGTTAGTTGCCTCACAAGGTGCTTGAGTGTTGCTTTTTACTTCCAGAACTTTCAAATCTCCTTGTCCACTGAAATccacacaaaggaaaacaacagatcGTCAGTTTCCACATACTTGTTCATAATCTGAATGATAAAAAGCTGCAACTGGTTAAATCTATCTGTAATGCACATTGTAGGAATACTAATTTCTCCTAATAATCTTGCACAGCTAGCAAGGAATGCTTGGTGTATGCCAACCGAATTTAATTAAACAAGTAATAGATACGGAGTTAGTTAATTGGTAGGAATAGAAATTTTAAGAAAGCAGACGACATATTAAAAATCAGTAACTTATGCAACATTTCACCTGGAAGAAACTTGCGtaacaaagaaaaatggaaagtaGCTCTATTCTTCCTCGCTGCTTACCAAAATCTGTCTGTTATATGAATGTGCAGTACtaaactaaatgtatttaaCCTGGCCTTGGTGGCTGGGCAGCAAGTTGGACAATACTCCAGAAATGAATGGCAAACTAATGTCGTACCACGTTCCAGCGAAACTTTAGGTCCCCACCCCCTTATCTGTGCTGTGCACGAGAGCGTTGAAACGACGACTACCATAACACATCTGTCCGACAGATTAACTAAACAATAAGCGCAGGAAATAACAATGGTATGCATTCTCCCTGGCCTACAAGCTCCCAAAAATCTGCGGAGACGTATCCCTCTTCAAATTACGCCGAGTGAAGGTGGCTAAAGTAGCAGAGCTGCCAGGCTAAGTGGCTAACCAAACTAGCTAATGGTAACTTGTTCTTCGGCccctttaaatcaaacaaatggCGCGCGATTGTTCAAAAATTGCACCTGTTGAATCCGATATTTGTTGATGACACTCCTTCATTAAGGATTTCGCGAACTTTCTCTGGAGATGCAAAAGAAGACTTTTGTTGATTGGAGTTGCCGAGACGATCCCCACGACTGCCGCCGAGAGTCGCCATGATCGGCTCTGAGATCCCCTGGAAAATAAACCCTGAAACCAATCGTTCCGCTTTCTAAGACCCCGGTCACAAAAGAGTACTGAGCTCACTGAACCTGCCTGGTCTCTTCACTGTCAAGCTCATTTGAATTTTGTAGGTGCTCTACGTCTGGTAGAAAATCAGGATTAGAATCATGTTAAAACATGTCTTATGTGAAGCACAAGCAGCACAAATATATTCCTCCAGCCTTGTCACCTAAATGTAGGCTACTTAAAGCgtcaaaagtactcattatgcataAAAATGCCAGTGTGAGAGTAAATCACTTTATATCATATAATTTGATTGTTGATTTGATTGAAGTGGAGCTAAtctgaactactttatataatgTTGGGTAGTTTCATCTATAATACACCATATTTTATAATGTGATCATATAAAAAGCATAATCAGCAAAGTAAtgtagctgtcagataaaagtaGAGGAGTCAAGAGTACACAATATCCCACTGAAATTAAGTAATATGCAAGTATAAGGTAgcatcaaatgaaaatactcaagtaaagtacaaaatgtacagtaggTAATCCATCTTTAGTATTTGTGCTACTGGTATCTCATCCTGAGAGCAGTTTCAGAGCACCAGTCCACCTTAAAAGCAACGCATATCCTGTAGAGGGCACTATTTAGTCATTCTGAACGCAACTACCAGAATCAACCCACCTCAAATTAAACACTGAAGTCAGGAGTCCCAAACATCAAGGACcccaaatcaaattaaaaatgtttttgtttaatggaTATCTAAAGAGcatattgtctttttaaaaaaagattagcCTACTTTGAAAGGCattgaaattaattttaaaaaagtttttatcat
Coding sequences:
- the zc3hc1 gene encoding zinc finger C3HC-type protein 1, with amino-acid sequence MATLGGSRGDRLGNSNQQKSSFASPEKVREILNEGVSSTNIGFNSGQGDLKVLEVKSNTQAPCEATNKEAFYSRVESYSCLKWAGKPRILSPLMCARYGWINVGCDMLKCSSCQAFLCASLQPTLDFEKYESRIAEISRQLQTQHEKFCPWPDFPCPERFWLVPACEPSALFTAFLDRFQSACLLAQQLPALKPEQLKSMSLTEDVISVILQLIEEEQKRKAGTPCSEPLAVQVAACIVSLCGWAASPALRAMNLPILTCSYCMRKVGLWNFHQMEGTGGDGDASPNTVGLSAQATIPATAATHEGQGDQPASASSTPSATPCRMKLRSQDSTRSDQGTSSPVALRARSRDSPSPSEELPSPLTRGKRSATRSRGQGDNSGSDGTASLQHPPKRLCLSSVGGPDGLLHRNAFDPLAQHRDWCPWISMGKENVDPGAIPFLDGGSALHQQGWKAALDLLMPMKKNSNTTGGSPAQGPRDKSKRVFDIFRQWQVSSSTSQ